The DNA segment CAGGGACACAAAGGAGAAAACTATTCGGGGCTaacttttacattaaatatgattttgaTATTATAAACATAACCAATATTAAACTGTTAATGTCTGGTTAATAACACTAATTTGTTTATAattaatgtatttgtttataaCGCTGTTTGAAGGCTGCAGTGACACCGTCTACCTGAAGGGGGCAGCGTTACATGGCTGGTTACCGTTATATATAAAAGCCGCAGAAGAAGAAATCTCCCGCCCCTCCGCTGTTTTAAACCGCGGCGGGAACCTGCGGCTCGGTCACTGCTGCGTGAGCTGCGTGAGCTGCGTGTCCAAGCTCCTTCAGGCTCCTTTGACTGTTCAGGTCTGCCAGCATGGTGAGGACTAAAGCCGACAGCGTCCCCGGCTCGTACAGGAAAGGTACAGTAACACCGGGCGGACGTTTGTGTCGAGTTTAGCGCGAAACGGCGGATTTACGTAGCTGCGTTAGCATCCTGCGAGGCGGGAACAGAGCGGAGCCGGACAGCGGTGTCCAACCGTGTCCAACCGTGTCCAACTGTGTCCAACCGTGTCCAACCGTGTCCAACTGTGTCCAACCGTGTCCACAGGACATTAGGACAAGGACTTTAGTCTGCTATAACTGTGTCCGCGGGACATCagtgtggtgttggtgttgtggcTTCTTGCCGTGTGTAAATGTAACAGCTGCACTTTAATAATCGGATCCTGTCTGGTGACGTCACATTTTATTTCGTCTCTTGCTGACGTCAGCGTCCTGCTTTCTGCAAACTGGCGCCAGTTTTTAGCGCCGCGCTGCGTCTTTGTGCCAGACCTCATTAAAAGGTCACATCGTTTAAGAAGCTGCTGATGTGTGACAGCACGTGACTGGTCATATTAATTAAATGATCATGTGGCGGGCTCGGCATACTGACTGATACATGAGCTTTAAGACCTGCAGCAGGagtgtttaaagtttaattattgCTCCATCATCAGGCTTCACTCCTCCAGCCTGCTGCAGTGCCACTGCTTCAGGCATCGTTGGTTGTTGatctgtgttctctgtctgcagctgttGCAGCTTCTGCACCCCGGAAGTCTCTGGGCTCCAGTTCAGccaactcctcttcctcctccagcagccagTGTGCCACACCtggtcagtcacacacacacagagtacatgaTCTGATGGAGCTGATATATTGAGGttatgtgggtttttttgtatTCACAGCAAAGGGCAAATATGCCGGTGGTAATCCGGTGTGTCCTCGTCCCACGCCGACCTGGCAGAAAGGCATCGGCGACTTCTTCGGCGGTCCCCCGAGGAAGCCCGAGAAGGAGAACCAGAAGCCCCACGAGgtggaggatgatgaagaggctGGAGGCAGCGGGATGTCTAAGGCCAGCAGGAAGTATGTTAGGTCACAATATTTCCATGAAACATGTCTGGCATTTAAAGATTCATGATCATCGATTATTTAATCAGACAATGAGTTGGTTATTATCTTGCTGAATCATTTGGTTAAAGgtgatttgatttgtatttaaaattTTTTTGATAATGTGAGTTCTGAAATGAGGCTCATCCAAAGTTTGATGACTGATTATTTGTGTTGGATCTATAGATCTGATCTGTGTGTCGCCTCTAGTCGTCTGCTTTGCTTTTGGTCAGATTGGAAGTCCTTAAGAATGTTTGAGTAACCGGAGCTTCACTGATTGGACAGTTTAGTTCAGATGGCTGTAAAGTTCTGGTTATGTCAGATGACTATGATCAGACGGTCAGGTCCATCTTACCACGTGAGGTCGTTG comes from the Larimichthys crocea isolate SSNF unplaced genomic scaffold, L_crocea_2.0 scaffold334, whole genome shotgun sequence genome and includes:
- the pclaf gene encoding PCNA-associated factor isoform X1 — encoded protein: MYLFITLFEGCSDTVYLKGAALHGWLPLYIKAAEEEISRPSAVLNRGGNLRLGHCCVSCVSCVSKLLQAPLTVQVCQHAVAASAPRKSLGSSSANSSSSSSSQCATPAKGKYAGGNPVCPRPTPTWQKGIGDFFGGPPRKPEKENQKPHEVEDDEEAGGSGMSKASRKSRPLPAEDEDDD
- the pclaf gene encoding PCNA-associated factor isoform X2, which codes for MVRTKADSVPGSYRKAVAASAPRKSLGSSSANSSSSSSSQCATPAKGKYAGGNPVCPRPTPTWQKGIGDFFGGPPRKPEKENQKPHEVEDDEEAGGSGMSKASRKSRPLPAEDEDDD